The sequence CAACAAACTCTCCATTTCCGTGATGATCAATCCAACCAATGGGAGCCGCATAAAGGGAACGATCAAAAGTTTCATAATGATGAATTTGCTGTTGAGCAATATCTCTAGGAGTTCCCGCCACAGCCGGAGTTGGGTGCAATTGCGCCAAGATTTCTAATAGATGAATATGAGTTGAAACTTGACATTGGATGGGTGTCCATAGGTGTTGAATATTGGTGAGTTGTCTTAAACAAGGTAAACCCGTTAAATTCGGAGTTAACCCTAAATTTAATAACCGTTCAACAATAAAATCTACCACCACTTGATGCTCACGCAGATTTTTTTCACTATTCAGTAATTCTTGACCTAAATTAACATCTTCTAAAGGCGTTTTGCCACGGGGGGCTGAACCCGCCAAGGCATCGGTAATTAACTCCTGATTTTTTAAACTAATTAACCGTTCTGGACTCGCACCAATAAATTGTTGACCCTTGCCATTTCCCGTTGAAAAAATATAACAATCGGGGTACAAAAATCGTAAATTATTCAAAGAATGAATCAAATTAAACGGTTTTTTAGAAACGACATCAATGGGTTGAGAAAGCACCAATTTCTTTAAAGATTTAGCTTGAATTAAATCTAAAGCAGAATTCACAGACTGTTTAAACTGTAAATAAGGTTTTGGGTCGGTTTCTACCTGTTTTGTCAATAATAAACTAGAATTTTCAGAGGCAACCGAGAGAATTGAGGTTTTTTCTAACGCATTAATTTGTTGACTTTTATACCAAACATCACTCAAAATATTTTCAATTTTAGAGTTTTTCTTCAAAACAATATTAACAATTAAAATGCAGCGATTTTTTTTGCGAATCACTTGCCATTTTGGTAGAAATATGGTAGTAGGTGGAAAATAAACTCGTTCTTGATGAATTGAAGAATCCGGCAAAGAATCTGCCGATAAATTAGAATTAAAATGTTGATCAAAAAAAGTAAAACTACAACAGAAATAAGGTTTAGGTAAATTACTGTTTTTAGAACCAATAATAACAGTTTTATCTAAACAAGACTGAATAAAGTTTTGAGCTTCTAAAAACCGATTTTTTCCTCCTGTGGTGAACTTTATAGCCGTATCAACCGCAACAAAGGATTCCTCAATTTGAGGTTTCTCAAAATAAAAATGAATTAAATTAGGATGATAAAACTCCTGTAAAACTGCTAACGGATCAATCCATTGAATTTCATGAGCAATACTTAGAATTTTAGTCTGGTAATCCTGTAATCCATGATGCTGAAACTCTAACAAAAAACGATGCAGTTCTTGGCGATCTTGCAATAACGGGGTTGCAGAAGGAAAAACTGGCATATAAAAAACGAACAAGAAAAGGTTAGAACAGGGAAAAGTATTACCGAAAAATCGTTAACTTTGATTATCGTAATATAACTTAACGACTTTCAGCGCGATTTACCCTTTATTCATAATCTCTCTTGTAAAAATCTTCCCTTCAGTCTGTAAAAAAAGTTTATATAGCAGGGAACAGGGAACAGCTTAACACCGAACAGACAGGAAAAGAGTGCTCTGCACAGGGTTTTGGCATCAGTCTCTGTCCTAACACCCCCGGCGCGACTGCTATATCAGGGGTCAGGTGTTGACGCCCCT comes from Planktothrix sp. FACHB-1365 and encodes:
- a CDS encoding isochorismate synthase MenF — encoded protein: MPVFPSATPLLQDRQELHRFLLEFQHHGLQDYQTKILSIAHEIQWIDPLAVLQEFYHPNLIHFYFEKPQIEESFVAVDTAIKFTTGGKNRFLEAQNFIQSCLDKTVIIGSKNSNLPKPYFCCSFTFFDQHFNSNLSADSLPDSSIHQERVYFPPTTIFLPKWQVIRKKNRCILIVNIVLKKNSKIENILSDVWYKSQQINALEKTSILSVASENSSLLLTKQVETDPKPYLQFKQSVNSALDLIQAKSLKKLVLSQPIDVVSKKPFNLIHSLNNLRFLYPDCYIFSTGNGKGQQFIGASPERLISLKNQELITDALAGSAPRGKTPLEDVNLGQELLNSEKNLREHQVVVDFIVERLLNLGLTPNLTGLPCLRQLTNIQHLWTPIQCQVSTHIHLLEILAQLHPTPAVAGTPRDIAQQQIHHYETFDRSLYAAPIGWIDHHGNGEFVVGIRSALLDGNRARLYAGAGIVAGSEPEKELAEIQLKLQALLRALV